The sequence TCGATCGCGGCGAGCCTGCCCATGCGGTCGGAAGCGAGGATGTGCACAAGTGACGGCATCGGTGGTTTCGGCGTGAGCATCGGCTTCTCGCCGACGGCCTGCGCCATCGTCGCCGCCATCAGATCGACGCCGTAGCAGCTCTCCACAACCTCGGCGATGCCGTTGCCCCCCATGCGGGCGCCCATCTCGATCAGGTAGAGCACCCCGTCAGGAGTGAGCACGGCGTCGAAGGTCAGCGGGCCGTCGCGGTAGCCGATCTCCGCGCAGACCGCGGCGAGCATGTCCGGCAGCGACTCGGCGACGTCCTCCGGCAGGCCGGCAGGCATGGCGTGGGCCGTTGTGACGAACAGTGGCGGCGGGGTGATGGTGCGCTCGGTGACGGCGTGGAAGGCGATGTCGCCGTCCGCGACGATCGCCTCGATGGTCAGGTGCCTGCCGTCGAGGTGCTCCTCGACCACCACCCTGCCCGTGTGCGAGAACGTCAGCGATTCGGCGACGATCGCCCGCAGCTTGCCGGGGTCCGAGCAGGAGATGACCCCCCGGCTTCCCGACGAGTCAACGGGTTTGACCAGCGTCGGGAACCGCATGCCCCGTGCCGCTCGCGCCAGCTCCGGCCCCGACGTGCCCGAAACGCTGCGGTAGGTGGGCACGCCCGCGCGCTCGCACACGGCGCGGAAGACCGGCTTGTCCACCGACGCCTCCACAGCGGCGTCCGGAAGGGGCGACGGAAGGTCCCACGCCCTGGCCAGCCACGCCTGCGTCGGAAGTCCGACGTCGCTGGCGGGGCAGATGATGCCTGCGATGTCGGTGCGGGAACGCAGCGCCGCGTCGATGCGCTCGGGTGCCCGCACGCTCAGTTGCAGGTACTCGTCGGCCGCGGCGACACCAGGTGCGCCAGGTCGGATGTCCACGCAGATCGTGCGGTAGCCGAGTTCGCGTGCGCGGCGGTAGACCCCGACGGAGCCGTCCGCGCCGCCGAGTATGACCAGTGTTCTTCTCATGTGGTCCCCAGGTTCGACGGTGTGCTCAGAAGGCGGTCGGCCTCATCGATGGGCAGGCTCGCCTCCCGGATGTAGTAGAGGCGCGGCCGGGGCTGACCAGCTCCGACCACCACGAGTGATCGCACGGTGAGCGCGAGCGAGACCAGGCAGACCGCGAGCAGAACGAAAAGCGCGGCACCCAGTGCGGACGTGTTCGCCATTCCCGTGGCCGTGGCCAGCGCCACCACGAGAGCCAGCGCGCCGGACAGCACGCATGCGGTCGCCGCGACGGTGCTGAGTCTCCTGCTGAAGCCCACGAACAGCTCCACGGCATGCGACGAGAGAAAGCTCATGCCCACTTTGGACTCGCCACGAGCTCTCGCGCGGTGCGCGACAGGGACCGTCGTGTACCGGTTGGTCAGCCGGGGAACGGTGGCGAGGAAGTACGGCGTGCCCAGCCTGAGATCGACGATCCGCTTGGCCAGCTCTGTGCGGACAAGGCGGAACGCGGTGGCTCCCTGCGGCAGTTCGATGCGCAGAAGTCTGCGGCCGATGAAGTGGAACGCCGCCGTGCCCCATCGCCGCAGCACCGGGTCCTGCCG comes from Saccharomonospora xinjiangensis XJ-54 and encodes:
- a CDS encoding glycosyltransferase family 2 protein, whose protein sequence is MTVGGGYPDDSGLTVVIPCYNEVENIEHSYAEIVAELGEFDLELLYVDDGSNDGSLDVIRRLAESDPRVHFISFTRNFGFEAAFSAGYRYARKPWILHIDADQQFPAAEAHKLIAAAKSGYDAVFGVRTNRQDPVLRRWGTAAFHFIGRRLLRIELPQGATAFRLVRTELAKRIVDLRLGTPYFLATVPRLTNRYTTVPVAHRARARGESKVGMSFLSSHAVELFVGFSRRLSTVAATACVLSGALALVVALATATGMANTSALGAALFVLLAVCLVSLALTVRSLVVVGAGQPRPRLYYIREASLPIDEADRLLSTPSNLGTT
- a CDS encoding ATP-grasp domain-containing protein, whose product is MRRTLVILGGADGSVGVYRRARELGYRTICVDIRPGAPGVAAADEYLQLSVRAPERIDAALRSRTDIAGIICPASDVGLPTQAWLARAWDLPSPLPDAAVEASVDKPVFRAVCERAGVPTYRSVSGTSGPELARAARGMRFPTLVKPVDSSGSRGVISCSDPGKLRAIVAESLTFSHTGRVVVEEHLDGRHLTIEAIVADGDIAFHAVTERTITPPPLFVTTAHAMPAGLPEDVAESLPDMLAAVCAEIGYRDGPLTFDAVLTPDGVLYLIEMGARMGGNGIAEVVESCYGVDLMAATMAQAVGEKPMLTPKPPMPSLVHILASDRMGRLAAIEGTEEVSAMPEVVDLQLFVQDGSPIRPYEQAGYKLGYVVLTADSPERLRAVEVKVRRTLKFRLEPQGDEKDMAVPLP